A stretch of the Streptosporangium sp. NBC_01755 genome encodes the following:
- a CDS encoding helix-turn-helix domain-containing protein — translation MDSAEFLDQVRELRGQGRSPKEIARTLGVSPSVVAPLIRAVAAENRATAPAPEIVGCWVNVGWSVGLSIDEGRGWVDEAASEDGTAGIVSVLVARRHRWDKVAVCGYLVDVYCLGVKKALGPDIMDELALLRFLPDYYSAYSSGWQEAPIELAQDIVFGAIEYARGLGFEPAADFAQTADHLGTWEGLSAITFGKDGQPFYISGPHDNPRSVVKTLERTVGIGDFHYIVTVPERPFGLTGHAWGG, via the coding sequence ATGGACAGCGCAGAATTTCTGGATCAGGTGCGGGAGCTACGCGGCCAGGGCAGATCTCCGAAGGAGATCGCTCGCACGTTGGGTGTGTCGCCATCGGTTGTTGCCCCGCTGATACGGGCTGTCGCGGCGGAGAACCGTGCGACGGCTCCTGCACCGGAGATTGTTGGTTGCTGGGTCAACGTCGGCTGGAGTGTGGGCCTGTCAATTGACGAGGGGCGCGGCTGGGTGGACGAGGCCGCGTCCGAAGACGGGACCGCGGGCATAGTGAGCGTGCTGGTCGCCCGGCGGCATCGCTGGGACAAGGTGGCGGTGTGCGGCTACCTGGTAGATGTGTACTGCCTGGGGGTGAAGAAGGCTCTGGGGCCTGACATCATGGATGAGCTGGCTCTGCTTCGGTTCCTCCCTGACTACTACTCCGCCTATTCATCCGGGTGGCAGGAGGCGCCAATCGAGCTCGCACAGGACATCGTCTTTGGCGCGATCGAGTACGCGCGCGGCCTTGGCTTCGAGCCCGCTGCGGATTTTGCGCAGACCGCCGACCACCTCGGCACGTGGGAAGGGCTGTCCGCGATCACCTTCGGCAAGGACGGCCAGCCGTTCTACATCTCAGGCCCGCACGACAATCCCCGGAGCGTCGTCAAGACCCTTGAACGAACGGTTGGGATAGGCGACTTCCACTACATCGTCACGGTACCGGAACGTCCCTTCGGGCTTACCGGCCATGCTTGGGGCGGGTGA
- a CDS encoding helix-turn-helix domain-containing protein, whose product MLTGRRYRLDLTPEQGEFAERIGGTCRSVWNTALEQRRIHRRRGGWIGYHDQAARWLRRKMTSPGWPRYPVTVPSRR is encoded by the coding sequence ATGCTCACCGGACGCAGGTACCGCCTGGACCTCACCCCCGAACAGGGGGAGTTCGCCGAACGCATCGGCGGGACGTGCCGGTCGGTGTGGAACACCGCGCTGGAACAGCGCCGGATCCACCGTCGGCGCGGTGGGTGGATCGGCTACCACGACCAGGCCGCCAGGTGGCTGAGGCGAAAGATGACTTCCCCTGGCTGGCCGAGGTACCCGGTCACTGTCCCCAGCAGGCGTTGA
- a CDS encoding type II toxin-antitoxin system VapC family toxin has product MPTVMLDTNVIAGLLHPDDALHSHARDAVRHWEDKAASFAISVITWSELRVGAVRKGVTAGKMLGAFRAAVIDRIVEVNEATTESADLLRAADLTIRVPDALIIATARGIGADALLTADRKFPGIAPELVELLRPS; this is encoded by the coding sequence GTGCCGACCGTGATGCTCGACACCAACGTCATCGCCGGCCTACTCCATCCCGATGACGCGCTGCACAGCCATGCTCGTGACGCGGTCCGCCACTGGGAGGACAAGGCGGCCTCGTTCGCCATCTCCGTGATCACCTGGAGCGAACTGCGGGTGGGCGCGGTTCGCAAGGGCGTCACAGCCGGGAAGATGCTCGGGGCGTTCCGTGCCGCCGTCATCGACCGGATCGTCGAGGTGAACGAGGCGACGACTGAGAGCGCGGACCTGCTCAGGGCCGCGGACCTGACAATTCGCGTACCGGACGCCCTCATCATCGCGACCGCACGTGGAATAGGGGCCGACGCACTGCTCACCGCGGACCGGAAATTCCCGGGCATCGCCCCGGAACTCGTCGAACTGCTACGGCCGAGTTGA
- the tnpA gene encoding IS200/IS605 family transposase, which translates to MTVTLRTNSSIAFQCAFHVVWCPKYRRRVLGGRIEERLKQLIREVIEEKEAWPVELDVMPDHVHLLVEVDPQFGIHKLVKAVKGRTSRLLREEFPALRSKLPTLWTNSYFVATVGGAPPDVVKRYVENQKNR; encoded by the coding sequence GTGACCGTGACGCTCCGGACGAACAGCAGCATCGCCTTCCAGTGCGCGTTCCACGTGGTGTGGTGCCCCAAGTACCGGCGGCGGGTTCTGGGCGGCCGGATCGAAGAACGGCTTAAACAGTTGATCCGTGAGGTGATCGAGGAGAAGGAGGCGTGGCCGGTGGAGCTCGACGTCATGCCCGACCACGTTCACCTGCTGGTCGAGGTGGACCCCCAGTTCGGGATCCACAAGCTGGTCAAGGCCGTCAAAGGCCGTACTTCTCGCCTGCTTCGCGAGGAATTCCCGGCGCTGAGGTCGAAGCTGCCGACCTTGTGGACGAACTCCTACTTCGTGGCGACCGTGGGCGGTGCGCCCCCGGACGTGGTCAAGCGCTACGTCGAGAACCAGAAGAACCGGTGA
- a CDS encoding DUF397 domain-containing protein — MNKNTLPPDWIETQLRNARWQTSSLSSGGTNCVQIAFLEQGIVALRDSKNPEKAPHLFTDAEYDAFTGGIERGELRRP; from the coding sequence GTGAACAAGAACACCCTCCCCCCCGACTGGATCGAGACCCAGCTCCGCAACGCTCGCTGGCAGACCAGCAGCCTCAGCAGCGGCGGCACCAACTGCGTCCAGATCGCCTTCCTGGAGCAGGGCATCGTGGCCCTGCGCGACTCCAAGAACCCCGAAAAGGCCCCGCACCTGTTCACAGACGCCGAGTACGACGCCTTCACCGGCGGCATCGAACGCGGCGAACTCCGACGTCCCTGA
- a CDS encoding effector-associated constant component EACC1 — protein sequence MDALLRAEADQLRNLYSWLIEEPEFRGRVRILERDGAPHELGPTTDLLQVALGSGGAVAALAGIVIAWLNSRPGEVSIRISRDGQEIEVTAKGVKSLTPEGVRALTGQIAEAVAGHPIAETVAGRPSELER from the coding sequence GTGGACGCACTCTTACGGGCAGAGGCCGACCAGCTTCGTAATCTCTACTCGTGGCTGATCGAGGAACCGGAATTCCGCGGACGTGTCCGAATTCTCGAACGGGACGGGGCACCTCACGAGCTCGGCCCGACGACCGACCTCCTCCAGGTGGCCCTCGGATCGGGGGGCGCGGTGGCGGCCCTCGCCGGCATCGTCATCGCCTGGCTGAACAGCCGACCCGGCGAGGTCTCGATCCGGATCTCGCGCGACGGTCAGGAGATCGAGGTGACCGCCAAAGGGGTCAAGTCGCTGACCCCGGAAGGAGTACGGGCGCTCACCGGCCAGATCGCCGAAGCCGTCGCGGGTCACCCGATCGCCGAAACCGTCGCGGGTCGCCCATCGGAGCTTGAGCGGTGA
- a CDS encoding IS1182 family transposase — translation MQGEWAGEPVGPDVWQTCRELIPAGSVFAFLAEHRQTLFPADMFTDMYPSANGRPSMPPQVLATVIVLQSLHGLSDFETVQELRCDLRWKAACGLGLYDTAFDPSLLTYFRRRLQRSADPNRLFTKVREVVAATGVLKGRQRRALDSTVLDDAVATQDTVTQLIAAIRRVIRDVPGAEPVAAQWCTAHDYTDPGKPKIAWNDQQARDTLVDALVTDALNLIAHVPGQPLGETAAGALGLLALVAGQDVEPADGSDGRWRIARRTAHDRIVSTVDPEARHIHKNRTRHQDGFRAHAAFEPEAGLFTEVALTAGSGADNHEAAVARSLLAGDDDALTVLGDTAYGTGDLRQTLQADGHTLVIKPPPLRQAVPGGFTTDDFQVDTQTGRVTCPAGHTKTLGRPLAGGNRQAQFKILCRTCPLRERCTTSKTGRTFNVHPHYDLLKTARQQAATSQRWQQEYRRWRPPVERAIAWLVAKGNRRVPYRGVLKNNIWLHNRAAALNLRRLINLGLTHTGGAWALNPATA, via the coding sequence GTGCAGGGTGAATGGGCTGGAGAACCGGTAGGGCCGGATGTGTGGCAGACCTGCCGGGAGCTGATCCCAGCCGGGAGCGTTTTCGCGTTCCTGGCCGAACATCGGCAGACGCTGTTCCCAGCAGACATGTTCACGGACATGTATCCCTCGGCGAACGGGCGGCCGAGCATGCCGCCGCAGGTGCTCGCCACAGTGATCGTCCTGCAGAGCCTGCACGGGCTGTCGGACTTCGAGACGGTTCAGGAACTGCGTTGTGACCTGAGGTGGAAGGCCGCCTGCGGCCTGGGTCTGTACGACACCGCGTTCGACCCGTCGCTGTTGACCTACTTCCGACGGCGCCTGCAGCGCTCGGCCGATCCGAACCGGCTGTTCACCAAGGTCAGGGAAGTCGTCGCGGCCACCGGCGTCCTCAAAGGCAGGCAGCGCCGGGCGTTGGACTCCACCGTGCTGGACGACGCGGTCGCCACCCAGGACACCGTCACCCAGCTCATCGCCGCGATCCGCCGGGTCATCCGCGACGTCCCCGGCGCCGAGCCGGTCGCCGCCCAGTGGTGCACCGCCCACGACTACACCGACCCCGGCAAGCCGAAGATCGCCTGGAACGACCAGCAGGCGCGGGACACACTGGTCGACGCCCTGGTCACCGACGCCCTTAATCTCATCGCTCACGTGCCCGGCCAACCGCTCGGCGAGACGGCGGCAGGCGCCCTCGGACTGCTGGCACTGGTCGCAGGACAAGACGTCGAGCCCGCCGACGGCTCCGACGGCCGATGGCGGATCGCCCGGCGCACCGCCCACGACCGCATCGTGTCCACGGTCGACCCCGAGGCCCGCCACATCCACAAGAACCGCACCCGCCACCAGGACGGCTTTCGCGCACATGCCGCGTTCGAGCCCGAGGCGGGGCTGTTCACCGAGGTCGCCCTCACCGCGGGCAGCGGCGCGGACAACCACGAGGCCGCCGTCGCCCGAAGCCTCCTCGCCGGCGACGACGATGCCCTGACGGTACTGGGCGACACCGCCTACGGCACCGGCGACCTGCGACAGACCCTCCAAGCCGACGGCCACACCCTGGTGATCAAGCCGCCGCCGCTACGCCAAGCCGTCCCCGGCGGCTTCACCACCGACGATTTCCAGGTCGACACCCAAACCGGCCGCGTCACCTGCCCGGCAGGCCACACCAAAACCCTCGGCCGCCCGCTGGCAGGTGGTAACCGCCAGGCCCAGTTCAAGATCCTGTGCCGCACCTGCCCACTGCGCGAACGCTGCACCACGTCCAAGACCGGACGCACCTTCAACGTCCACCCCCACTATGACCTCCTCAAAACCGCCCGGCAGCAGGCCGCCACCAGTCAGCGATGGCAGCAGGAGTACCGCCGCTGGCGACCACCCGTCGAACGCGCCATCGCCTGGCTGGTCGCCAAAGGCAACCGTCGCGTTCCCTACCGCGGCGTCCTCAAGAACAACATCTGGCTCCACAACCGCGCTGCCGCACTCAACCTCCGCCGCCTCATCAACCTCGGACTCACCCACACAGGCGGCGCCTGGGCACTGAACCCCGCCACTGCATAA
- a CDS encoding RNA-guided endonuclease InsQ/TnpB family protein: protein MAEAKDDFPWLAEVPGHCPQQALIDLDQACAKHGTWKVRWKSKAANPPSFRFPEGGKITVERLNRRWARVRLPKLGWVRFRITRPLGGKVKNATVSRDGEHWYIGFLVEDGVTPPERHAGPGSAVGIDRGVVKVVTRSDGRFHHRVFARDREVEHVKKLQRDFARTTKGSVRRKKAAARVADMVRTVRGRREDFAAKTAHTLATGFEMVMFEALKTKNMTAGVEPRPDPEQPGAFLPNGAAAKAGLNRSILDKGWYRIEVATRGRARYTGTHVITVNPAYTSQTCNVCKVVDRRSRESQAVFRCTSCKHTEHADVNAAKNVLTAGRAEFAQPRPGVRAGARRPRNRVGRKASRQATAAQTTATAASGPAGIPRL from the coding sequence GTGGCTGAGGCGAAAGATGACTTCCCCTGGCTGGCCGAGGTACCCGGTCACTGTCCCCAGCAGGCGTTGATCGACCTGGATCAGGCGTGTGCCAAGCACGGCACGTGGAAAGTCCGCTGGAAGTCGAAGGCCGCCAATCCGCCGAGCTTCCGGTTCCCCGAGGGCGGGAAAATCACGGTCGAGCGGCTCAACCGGCGCTGGGCGCGGGTGAGGCTGCCGAAACTCGGCTGGGTCCGCTTCCGGATCACCCGCCCGCTCGGCGGGAAGGTCAAGAACGCTACCGTCAGCCGGGACGGCGAGCACTGGTACATCGGCTTTCTCGTCGAGGACGGGGTCACCCCGCCTGAGCGGCACGCCGGCCCCGGCAGCGCCGTGGGGATCGATCGGGGCGTGGTCAAGGTCGTGACCCGCTCGGACGGCCGCTTCCACCACCGGGTGTTCGCCCGTGATCGGGAGGTCGAGCATGTCAAGAAGCTTCAGCGGGACTTCGCCCGGACCACGAAGGGGTCGGTTCGGCGCAAGAAAGCCGCCGCGCGGGTCGCCGACATGGTGCGGACGGTCCGCGGACGCCGGGAGGACTTCGCCGCCAAGACCGCCCATACCCTGGCCACGGGTTTTGAGATGGTCATGTTCGAGGCGCTCAAGACCAAGAACATGACCGCCGGCGTCGAACCCAGGCCAGACCCTGAGCAGCCGGGCGCGTTCTTGCCGAACGGGGCCGCCGCCAAGGCCGGACTGAACCGGTCCATCTTGGACAAGGGCTGGTACCGGATCGAGGTGGCCACCCGTGGTAGGGCCCGGTATACGGGCACCCACGTGATCACTGTCAACCCGGCGTACACGAGTCAGACGTGCAACGTGTGCAAGGTGGTGGATCGGAGGTCCCGCGAGAGCCAAGCGGTCTTTCGGTGCACCTCTTGCAAACACACCGAACACGCCGACGTGAACGCCGCCAAGAACGTACTCACCGCCGGGAGGGCGGAGTTCGCACAGCCCAGGCCGGGTGTGCGAGCTGGGGCGCGCAGACCACGCAACCGCGTGGGCCGGAAGGCCAGCCGCCAAGCAACAGCAGCGCAGACCACCGCAACAGCGGCGTCCGGGCCGGCTGGAATCCCCCGGCTTTAG
- a CDS encoding helix-turn-helix domain-containing protein produces MATSTARIDEAKGILAARLRALRADAGLTGRALAAKTGLDHTKISKIENAVQMPNQADIRTWCEACDADEQVVDLIAAAQNIDAMYTDWRRLEESGLGHVQRSFQPLYDRTHQFRVWQHSAVPGLLQTGDYARGHLRAVIDFRGIPDDIDAAVAARMKQQEILRNGSKRFAFIVGEQALRTPLVGPAEMAAQLDRLAELTSGVANVSFGIVPATIRPPLMPPENFWIYDANRVRVDTVPGQIQHKAPSDVVVYEKAFRALSGAAAYGQEARVLLRSAAAAFREI; encoded by the coding sequence ATGGCGACCTCCACAGCACGCATCGACGAGGCCAAAGGCATCCTCGCCGCCCGGCTCAGAGCGCTCCGCGCCGACGCCGGGCTGACCGGGCGAGCGCTGGCGGCCAAGACCGGCCTGGACCACACCAAGATCTCCAAGATCGAGAACGCGGTCCAGATGCCCAACCAGGCCGACATCCGGACGTGGTGCGAGGCCTGCGACGCGGACGAGCAGGTGGTCGACCTGATCGCGGCCGCCCAGAACATCGACGCGATGTACACCGACTGGCGCCGCCTTGAGGAGAGCGGTCTCGGCCACGTGCAGCGCTCCTTCCAGCCGCTGTACGACAGGACCCACCAGTTCCGCGTCTGGCAGCACTCGGCCGTCCCCGGCCTGCTCCAGACCGGCGACTACGCCCGGGGTCACCTGCGTGCCGTCATCGACTTCCGTGGCATCCCCGACGACATCGACGCCGCGGTCGCGGCGAGGATGAAACAGCAGGAGATCCTGCGCAACGGGAGCAAGCGGTTCGCGTTCATCGTCGGTGAGCAGGCACTCCGCACGCCGCTGGTCGGCCCGGCGGAGATGGCCGCCCAGCTCGACCGGCTGGCGGAGCTGACCTCGGGTGTCGCGAACGTGTCCTTCGGCATCGTTCCCGCGACGATCAGGCCGCCGCTCATGCCGCCGGAGAACTTCTGGATATACGACGCCAACCGGGTCCGCGTCGACACCGTGCCGGGCCAGATCCAGCACAAGGCCCCGAGCGACGTGGTCGTGTACGAGAAGGCGTTCCGGGCACTGAGCGGTGCCGCGGCCTACGGGCAGGAGGCCCGCGTCCTGCTGCGTTCCGCGGCCGCCGCGTTCCGCGAGATATGA
- a CDS encoding response regulator transcription factor: protein MISVLIAEDMHLVRGAMVALLSTEDDIKVVGEVGHGDEVVRSCLHHRPDVALLDIGLPGTDGLTAAAELRRRLPDCATVILTGLATPAALHRALDAGARGFVVKDTPAGQLADCVRRVAAGQRVVDPELAVATLNAKPNPLTARELEVLQAAAEGAPVGEIADRLCLSGGTVRNYLGRILTKVGARTRVEAVRIAKEAGWLWSDDLAELGLIRYRRTG from the coding sequence ATGATCAGCGTCCTGATCGCCGAGGACATGCACCTGGTCCGGGGGGCCATGGTCGCCCTGCTCTCCACCGAGGACGACATCAAGGTCGTCGGCGAGGTCGGTCACGGCGACGAGGTCGTCCGCTCCTGTCTGCACCATCGGCCGGACGTCGCGCTCCTCGACATCGGCCTGCCCGGCACCGACGGCCTCACCGCCGCGGCGGAACTGCGCAGAAGGCTTCCCGACTGCGCGACGGTGATCCTGACCGGACTCGCGACCCCGGCCGCGCTGCACCGCGCACTGGACGCCGGCGCGCGCGGCTTCGTCGTCAAGGACACCCCGGCGGGCCAGCTCGCCGACTGCGTGCGCAGGGTGGCCGCCGGTCAGCGGGTCGTCGACCCCGAACTGGCCGTCGCCACCCTCAACGCGAAGCCGAACCCGCTCACCGCACGCGAACTAGAGGTCCTGCAGGCCGCCGCCGAGGGCGCGCCGGTCGGCGAGATCGCCGACCGGCTCTGCCTGTCCGGCGGCACGGTCCGCAACTACCTGGGACGAATCCTCACCAAGGTCGGTGCCCGCACACGAGTGGAAGCGGTCAGAATCGCCAAGGAGGCGGGCTGGCTCTGGTCCGACGACCTGGCCGAACTCGGCCTGATCCGCTATCGGAGGACAGGGTAG
- a CDS encoding MerR family transcriptional regulator gives MRIGEVAALVGITTRAVRHYHHQGLLPEPPRRPNGYRAYGLRDAVELARIRRLTELGLALEEVRDVLADDRGRDLHEVLVELDADLARQERAIQERRSRLAVLLEKASGADLDPDDVVSPGLAGLFGAMSASASELPEPAPAAWDRELLALMDTTATPEDRERLFAAMRPMATDPGAVARSYELYRRLGELTEATADDPRIPSLAAEFADHIPADLLALLGSDLPGASTDPLGETFLAELPPAQAEVVRETLRLLTGRLS, from the coding sequence ATGCGAATCGGAGAGGTCGCGGCGCTGGTCGGCATCACCACCCGCGCCGTACGTCATTACCACCACCAGGGACTGCTGCCAGAACCACCGCGACGACCCAACGGCTACCGCGCGTACGGCCTGCGGGACGCGGTCGAGCTGGCACGGATACGGCGGCTCACCGAACTCGGCCTGGCCCTTGAGGAGGTGCGCGACGTCCTGGCCGACGACCGGGGCCGCGACCTGCACGAGGTGCTCGTCGAACTGGACGCCGACCTCGCCCGCCAGGAGCGGGCGATCCAGGAGCGCCGGTCCCGGCTGGCGGTGCTGCTGGAAAAGGCCTCCGGCGCCGATCTTGACCCCGACGACGTGGTCTCCCCCGGACTGGCCGGATTGTTCGGTGCGATGTCGGCCTCTGCGAGCGAGTTGCCGGAACCCGCGCCGGCGGCCTGGGACCGCGAACTGCTCGCGCTGATGGACACGACCGCCACTCCCGAGGATCGAGAACGGCTGTTCGCCGCCATGCGGCCGATGGCCACCGACCCCGGCGCCGTGGCCCGCTCCTACGAGCTCTACCGCAGGCTCGGTGAGCTGACCGAGGCGACCGCCGACGATCCGCGGATCCCCTCACTGGCCGCCGAGTTCGCCGACCACATCCCGGCCGACCTACTGGCCCTCCTCGGCTCCGATCTCCCGGGGGCCTCCACCGATCCACTCGGCGAGACCTTCCTGGCGGAGCTTCCCCCGGCCCAGGCCGAGGTCGTACGCGAGACGTTGCGGCTTCTCACCGGACGGCTGTCATGA
- a CDS encoding helix-turn-helix domain-containing protein, with protein MPVEPTPRRRRLGAELRRIREALGWTQEEAASRLGYQSLSTVSKIENGLQGLKIQQLPHFFEVFGITDAALREELRDLVRRAGEADWWQRYEGVVDDPLGDYLSQVETANGLFVFNPLAIHGLLQTSEYARAVTEGSRVWKTPEDIDHFVALRLEHQRTMLERRPPLKIWAVFPEGLLRQEVGGRSCMRAQIEHLIHLARTNPTVTIQVLPFSAGAHAGMDGPFMLMSFPTGRDLVCVESLRASLHLNEPETVELYRTTGDLLKSDALSPKASLPLLTTIAKDLS; from the coding sequence ATGCCCGTCGAACCCACCCCGCGGCGCCGCCGTCTGGGCGCAGAGCTCAGGCGCATCCGCGAAGCCCTCGGCTGGACCCAGGAAGAGGCGGCGAGCCGCCTCGGCTACCAGTCCCTCTCCACGGTCAGCAAGATCGAAAACGGGCTGCAAGGATTGAAGATCCAGCAGCTTCCGCACTTCTTCGAGGTCTTCGGCATCACCGACGCCGCTCTACGAGAAGAACTCCGCGACCTCGTACGCCGCGCCGGCGAAGCCGACTGGTGGCAACGTTACGAGGGCGTGGTCGATGACCCACTCGGCGACTACCTTTCCCAGGTTGAAACTGCCAATGGCCTGTTCGTCTTCAATCCACTCGCCATCCACGGCCTGCTCCAGACCTCCGAGTACGCCCGAGCGGTGACCGAAGGAAGCAGGGTCTGGAAGACCCCCGAAGACATCGACCACTTCGTGGCCCTGCGACTGGAGCATCAGCGCACCATGCTGGAGCGTCGACCTCCGCTGAAGATCTGGGCAGTGTTCCCCGAGGGCCTGCTGCGACAGGAAGTCGGCGGCCGATCCTGCATGCGTGCCCAGATCGAGCACCTGATCCACCTCGCCCGTACCAACCCCACCGTCACCATCCAGGTTCTGCCGTTCTCCGCCGGAGCCCACGCGGGAATGGACGGCCCGTTCATGCTCATGTCCTTTCCCACCGGCCGAGACCTGGTGTGCGTCGAGTCCTTGCGCGCCTCCCTGCACTTGAACGAACCTGAGACCGTCGAGCTTTATCGCACGACCGGCGACCTGCTGAAGTCCGACGCCCTGTCGCCGAAGGCCTCCCTCCCGCTTCTCACCACGATCGCCAAGGACCTCTCGTGA